A single Providencia manganoxydans DNA region contains:
- a CDS encoding bifunctional alpha/beta hydrolase/class I SAM-dependent methyltransferase: MNVQTDYLTQRSVIESQFTTSDRTSLFYRYWPAEQPSDKAIILFHRGHEHSGRVAHLVDELELPDYSMFAWDARGHGRNDGPRGYSPSLSTSVHDVDEFVRYVSTQYQIPLENIIVIGQSVGAVLVSTWVHDYAPPIRGMVLASPAFKVKLYVPFARSGLALMQKIRGLFYVNSYVKAKFLTHDQQRIDSFNRDPLITRPIAVNILLELYKTADRIVSDASAITLPTQLFISGSDHVVHHKPQHQFYARLNTPIKEKHILPNFYHDTLGEKERHIPIAKIREFIGKLFSLPRYQHDYQYEDTWSVSADAYRELTKPMPIWCPKNIGYKLLGKLMSTLGKTSEGVRIGYDKGFDSGSTLDYIYRNKAQGNGLFGRIIDRQYLNSIGWQGIRQRKTNIENIIRQAIRDLHDNQQPVRIIDIAAGQGRYLFDAINDYGKVESLLLRDYSTINVEQGRLQIKERYLEDKARFEEGNAFDADDLAAVTPAPTLGIVSGLYELFPSNELIRASLNGLSRAIPSGGLLIYTCQPWHPQVEMIARVLPSHQGGQAWVMRCRSQGEMDALIKEAGFEKLNQLIDSWGIFTVSIARRC, translated from the coding sequence ATGAACGTGCAGACAGACTATTTAACACAACGCTCTGTTATTGAATCACAATTCACTACCAGTGATCGTACTTCACTGTTTTACCGCTATTGGCCCGCAGAACAACCCAGTGATAAAGCAATTATACTGTTTCATCGTGGCCATGAGCATTCAGGGCGGGTCGCTCATTTGGTTGATGAATTAGAGTTACCTGACTATAGCATGTTTGCATGGGATGCCCGTGGGCACGGTCGTAATGATGGCCCTAGAGGTTATAGCCCATCACTCAGTACCTCTGTACATGATGTTGATGAATTCGTTCGTTATGTTTCTACGCAATATCAAATACCGTTAGAAAATATCATTGTTATTGGTCAAAGTGTTGGTGCGGTCCTCGTATCTACTTGGGTACATGATTATGCGCCTCCCATTAGAGGTATGGTGTTAGCATCCCCTGCTTTTAAAGTAAAACTTTATGTTCCTTTTGCTCGTAGTGGATTAGCGCTGATGCAAAAAATACGTGGATTGTTTTACGTGAACTCCTACGTAAAAGCTAAATTTTTAACTCATGATCAACAACGCATTGATTCTTTCAATCGCGACCCATTAATTACACGTCCTATTGCCGTTAACATTCTGCTCGAACTTTACAAAACAGCTGACAGAATTGTTTCTGATGCGAGTGCAATCACTCTGCCTACACAATTATTTATTTCAGGTAGTGATCATGTGGTGCACCACAAACCTCAACACCAATTTTATGCACGGCTGAACACCCCCATCAAAGAAAAACATATCCTACCTAATTTTTACCATGACACTTTAGGTGAGAAAGAGCGCCATATTCCAATCGCTAAGATCCGTGAGTTCATTGGCAAATTATTTTCATTACCCCGTTACCAACATGACTACCAATATGAAGATACATGGAGTGTCAGTGCTGATGCTTATCGTGAACTCACTAAACCAATGCCTATTTGGTGCCCTAAAAATATAGGTTATAAGCTCCTTGGTAAACTAATGAGTACATTAGGAAAAACTTCCGAAGGTGTACGCATCGGTTATGATAAAGGCTTTGATTCCGGCTCGACCCTCGATTATATCTATCGCAATAAAGCACAAGGTAATGGATTATTTGGCCGAATCATTGATAGACAATATCTCAACAGTATTGGCTGGCAAGGTATACGTCAGCGTAAAACCAATATTGAAAATATCATTCGACAAGCCATCCGCGATCTCCATGACAATCAACAGCCTGTTCGTATCATAGATATTGCCGCAGGCCAAGGCAGATACCTTTTTGATGCTATCAACGACTATGGCAAAGTTGAGTCACTCCTCTTACGTGATTACAGCACAATCAATGTTGAACAAGGCCGCTTGCAGATCAAAGAACGTTACCTTGAAGATAAAGCCCGCTTTGAAGAAGGTAATGCCTTTGATGCTGATGATCTTGCTGCGGTAACGCCAGCGCCTACACTGGGGATCGTCAGTGGATTGTATGAACTTTTCCCAAGCAATGAGCTGATCCGTGCTTCATTAAATGGCTTGTCCCGTGCCATACCTTCCGGTGGGCTTCTCATCTATACGTGTCAACCATGGCACCCTCAAGTTGAAATGATTGCTCGCGTACTGCCAAGCCACCAAGGCGGCCAAGCATGGGTTATGCGCTGCCGTAGCCAAGGTGAAATGGATGCTCTCATTAAAGAAGCTGGTTTTGAAAAACTCAATCAATTAATTGATAGCTGGGGTATATTTACCGTATCTATTGCTCGGCGCTGCTAA
- a CDS encoding phosphatase PAP2/dual specificity phosphatase family protein → MISLHKPLPSASRRQIWLYGLIWLIFLAPFFFLTYGQVNTYTASLSQVSSYVYSWEKHIPFLAWTIIPYWSIDLFYGLSLFICTSVREQTIHALRLIAGSLAACIGFLLFPLKFSFPRPETSHITGWMFDRLEMFDLPYNQAPSLHIILLWLLWLRFRAHLPAKWHRILHSWSLLILFSVLTTWQHHFIDVISGFAVGVIISYLLPIDSQWHWHYTGSRRSLKISINYGIGALICLFIAITFQGGAWILLWPAITFLLVTLGYLGLGASVFQKTPEGGLSPSAYIILLPYRLIAIGTYHYYASACRQPSKVSEHIILGGRPLYPLQTQAVFDMTCEWPRNVYSKNLIYRSQPQIDLLPISAKDIERAVHTMDELAKSGSIYVHCKLGYSRSATIVIAWLVHQHQAKTIDDAIKIVTQVRPKVILNEATIEQLNHWYQKYHSHRRMP, encoded by the coding sequence ATGATATCCCTACATAAACCATTGCCCTCCGCATCTCGGCGACAAATTTGGTTATACGGTCTTATTTGGTTAATCTTTTTAGCCCCTTTTTTCTTCCTCACGTATGGGCAAGTCAATACCTACACGGCTTCATTGTCCCAAGTTTCTTCCTATGTTTATTCATGGGAAAAACATATTCCATTTCTAGCTTGGACTATTATCCCCTATTGGAGTATTGACCTTTTCTATGGTTTATCCCTTTTCATATGCACCTCAGTACGTGAACAAACTATCCATGCGCTACGTTTAATTGCGGGATCATTAGCCGCATGCATTGGTTTTTTACTATTTCCGTTAAAATTTAGTTTCCCTAGACCTGAAACAAGCCACATTACTGGATGGATGTTTGATCGCCTTGAGATGTTCGACCTTCCTTACAATCAAGCTCCTTCATTACATATCATCCTATTATGGCTGCTCTGGCTACGTTTCCGAGCTCATCTACCCGCTAAATGGCATCGGATACTTCATAGCTGGTCATTATTAATACTCTTTTCTGTCCTTACCACATGGCAACACCATTTTATTGATGTCATCAGTGGCTTTGCTGTGGGTGTTATCATTAGTTATCTATTGCCTATTGATAGCCAATGGCACTGGCACTACACCGGCAGCCGACGTAGTTTAAAAATATCGATTAACTATGGTATCGGGGCTTTGATCTGCTTATTTATTGCCATTACCTTCCAAGGAGGAGCATGGATACTATTATGGCCTGCTATTACATTCCTATTGGTCACCCTTGGATACCTAGGGTTGGGTGCTTCAGTGTTCCAAAAAACCCCTGAAGGGGGGCTCTCTCCATCAGCTTACATAATACTTCTCCCATATCGACTCATCGCTATTGGTACCTATCATTACTATGCAAGCGCATGTCGACAACCCAGTAAAGTCAGCGAGCATATTATTTTAGGAGGACGTCCGCTTTATCCTTTGCAAACACAAGCCGTTTTCGACATGACTTGCGAGTGGCCACGCAATGTTTATAGCAAAAATTTAATTTACCGTAGCCAACCACAAATAGATTTGTTACCAATAAGCGCGAAAGATATTGAACGTGCCGTACACACCATGGATGAATTAGCGAAGAGTGGTTCAATTTATGTACACTGCAAACTAGGTTATTCACGCAGTGCAACGATTGTTATCGCTTGGTTAGTCCATCAGCATCAAGCAAAAACGATTGATGATGCAATTAAAATTGTGACTCAAGTAAGGCCGAAAGTGATCCTAAATGAAGCAACTATTGAACAATTAAATCATTGGTATCAGAAATATCATTCACATAGGAGAATGCCATGA
- the dauA gene encoding C4-dicarboxylic acid transporter DauA has product MSTKKINRLRPFSALIDSCWKEKYTFARFIKDLIAGITVGIIAIPLAMALAIASGVPPQYGLYTAAIAGIVIAISGGSRYSVSGPTAAFVVILYPVSQQFGISGLLVATLMSGLILLAMGFARFGKFIEYIPVSVTLGFTSGIAITIATMQIKDFFGLQLAHVPENYVDKVIALANALPTLQYSDTLIGLVTLLILIYWPKLGLKLPGHLPALVAGTLVMWCLSLFDKQVATIGSQFSYLLPDGTEGNGIPPILPQFVLPWELPGSAPISWSMITALMPAAFSMAVLGAIESLLCAVVLDNMTGKKHHSNSELIGQGFGNIAAPFFGGITATAAIARSAANVRAGATSPVSAIIHSLLVLLTLLVLAPMLSYLPLAAMSSLLLMVAWNMSAARKVIDLIRRAPKDDIIVLLLCMSLTVLFDMVIAITVGIVLASLLFMRRIANMTRISELAATDETKSRLVVRVNGPLFFAAAERIFDELRIKSEGYETIVMQWDAVPVLDAGGLEAFQKFIDTVKKDTHIVVCDIPFQPLKTLARARVTPIEGTLSFYNSIDKALEELDSE; this is encoded by the coding sequence ATGAGTACAAAAAAAATTAATAGATTGCGCCCATTTAGTGCGCTAATAGATTCATGTTGGAAAGAAAAATATACCTTTGCACGTTTTATTAAAGATTTAATTGCAGGGATCACCGTCGGAATTATCGCCATTCCATTAGCAATGGCCTTAGCTATAGCAAGTGGTGTGCCTCCGCAATATGGGCTGTATACTGCGGCAATTGCAGGTATTGTTATCGCCATCTCGGGGGGATCACGTTACAGTGTTTCAGGCCCCACGGCCGCTTTTGTAGTGATCCTATATCCAGTGTCTCAACAATTTGGCATAAGTGGTTTACTGGTTGCGACACTTATGTCGGGGCTTATCTTACTGGCAATGGGTTTTGCCCGCTTCGGGAAATTTATCGAATATATTCCTGTTTCTGTCACATTGGGATTTACTTCAGGGATCGCTATCACCATTGCCACAATGCAGATTAAAGATTTTTTTGGCCTGCAATTGGCGCACGTGCCCGAAAACTATGTTGATAAAGTCATTGCATTAGCTAATGCCTTACCAACCTTACAATATAGCGATACATTAATTGGTCTTGTTACCTTATTAATCCTAATTTATTGGCCAAAACTTGGCTTAAAGTTACCCGGTCACTTACCAGCGTTGGTCGCAGGTACTTTAGTCATGTGGTGTTTATCACTGTTTGATAAGCAAGTGGCTACTATTGGTTCGCAATTTAGTTATTTATTACCTGATGGCACTGAGGGTAACGGTATCCCTCCCATTTTACCTCAATTTGTTCTACCGTGGGAGCTTCCTGGTAGTGCACCAATTAGCTGGTCAATGATTACGGCTTTAATGCCAGCCGCTTTTTCTATGGCCGTTTTAGGGGCTATTGAATCACTACTTTGCGCTGTCGTACTTGATAATATGACAGGTAAAAAACATCATTCAAATAGTGAACTGATCGGCCAAGGTTTTGGTAATATCGCTGCACCATTTTTTGGTGGGATCACAGCAACAGCAGCTATTGCACGCTCAGCGGCTAACGTTCGTGCAGGAGCAACCTCACCCGTATCAGCTATCATCCATTCACTGCTAGTACTACTTACATTACTGGTATTGGCACCAATGCTTTCCTATCTGCCTCTTGCTGCGATGTCATCACTGTTGTTAATGGTCGCTTGGAATATGAGCGCCGCACGTAAAGTTATCGACCTGATACGTCGCGCCCCTAAAGACGACATCATTGTTCTACTGCTTTGTATGTCTCTGACTGTGTTATTTGATATGGTGATTGCAATTACTGTCGGTATCGTTTTAGCATCATTGCTATTTATGCGCCGCATAGCCAACATGACACGAATTAGTGAGTTAGCAGCAACGGATGAGACGAAAAGTCGATTGGTCGTACGCGTAAATGGTCCTCTGTTCTTTGCTGCCGCAGAACGCATATTTGATGAGTTAAGGATCAAAAGTGAAGGTTACGAAACGATCGTTATGCAATGGGATGCTGTCCCTGTTCTCGATGCGGGTGGCTTAGAAGCATTTCAAAAATTTATCGATACCGTAAAAAAAGACACGCATATTGTTGTGTGTGATATTCCATTCCAGCCTTTAAAAACCTTGGCTCGCGCACGTGTGACACCAATTGAAGGCACATTAAGTTTCTATAATTCGATAGATAAAGCTCTTGAAGAGCTTGATTCTGAATAA
- a CDS encoding type II toxin-antitoxin system RelE/ParE family toxin, giving the protein MNIVSFIADKNPQSAQQIKNEVATKALQLLFFPDMGRTGQVKGMRELVINHHYVIIYVQLKSNIIMLRVLHTPQQWPPISVI; this is encoded by the coding sequence TTGAATATTGTTAGTTTTATTGCTGATAAAAATCCTCAATCAGCACAACAAATAAAAAATGAAGTAGCAACCAAGGCTTTACAACTATTATTTTTTCCAGATATGGGGCGAACAGGACAAGTAAAAGGTATGAGGGAATTGGTGATTAATCACCACTATGTCATTATTTATGTTCAATTGAAAAGTAATATCATTATGTTAAGGGTGTTACACACTCCACAGCAATGGCCGCCGATCTCAGTAATTTGA
- a CDS encoding TIGR01212 family radical SAM protein (This family includes YhcC from E. coli K-12, an uncharacterized radical SAM protein.), protein MQLNQVVNMFGADLQRRYGEKIHKITLHGGFNCPNRDGTLGRGGCTFCNVSSFSDENQSSLSISEQIRGQVTKITRANRYLAYFQAYTSTYAEVCILKELYEEALKQADIVGLCVGTRPDCVPEEVLSLLSSYRERGYEIWLELGLQSAHDRTLHRINRGHNFSSYQQTASKARQLGLKVCTHLICGLPNEDQLMNMQTLDKVLECGTDGIKLHPLHIVGGSIMAKSWQVGRLQPITLADYTSIAGEMIRHTPSEIIYHRICASARRPTLLAPEWCSNRWLGMNSLYQYLLSHGGQGSAL, encoded by the coding sequence ATGCAACTCAATCAAGTTGTCAACATGTTCGGCGCTGATCTGCAGCGCCGTTATGGTGAGAAAATTCATAAAATTACCCTTCATGGCGGTTTCAATTGCCCTAATCGGGATGGCACTCTTGGTCGCGGTGGTTGTACATTTTGTAATGTGTCTTCTTTTTCTGATGAAAACCAATCGTCTCTATCCATTAGCGAACAAATTCGTGGGCAAGTGACTAAAATTACCCGTGCTAATCGCTATCTTGCTTATTTTCAAGCCTATACGAGTACTTATGCAGAGGTATGCATATTAAAAGAGCTCTATGAAGAAGCTCTTAAACAGGCTGACATTGTTGGATTATGTGTTGGAACGCGTCCCGACTGTGTCCCTGAAGAGGTTTTATCGCTATTGAGCAGCTATCGTGAGCGCGGTTATGAAATATGGTTGGAGCTAGGTTTACAAAGTGCCCATGATAGAACACTGCATCGTATTAACCGAGGGCATAATTTTTCGTCGTATCAGCAAACAGCGAGTAAAGCACGACAATTGGGATTGAAGGTGTGTACCCATCTTATTTGTGGATTACCTAACGAAGACCAATTAATGAATATGCAAACACTCGATAAAGTCCTTGAATGTGGAACAGATGGCATTAAGTTGCATCCTTTACACATTGTTGGTGGCAGCATAATGGCTAAAAGTTGGCAAGTTGGACGTCTTCAACCGATCACATTGGCGGATTACACCTCAATAGCTGGCGAAATGATCCGCCATACTCCATCTGAAATTATTTATCATCGTATATGTGCTAGTGCTCGACGTCCGACACTATTAGCACCAGAGTGGTGCTCAAACCGTTGGTTAGGCATGAATAGTCTATATCAGTATCTACTGTCTCATGGTGGACAAGGCTCTGCATTGTAG
- the kdsA gene encoding 3-deoxy-8-phosphooctulonate synthase, with protein MQQKMVSIGDIQVANNLPFVLFGGMNVLESRDMAMKVCEHYVTVTQKLGIPYVFKASFDKANRSSIHSYRGPGLDEGMKIFEELKKTFGVKIITDVHEPSQAQPVAEVVDVIQLPAFLARQTDLVAAMAKTDAVINIKKPQFISPGQMGNIVEKFIEGGNDKIILCDRGANFGYDNLVVDMLGFNVMMQASKGCPVIFDVTHSLQCRDPFGAASGGRRAQVAELARAGMAVGLAGLFLEAHPDPDNARCDGPSALPLNKLEPFLQQVQAIDALVKSFPELDTSR; from the coding sequence ATGCAACAGAAAATGGTCAGTATTGGTGATATCCAAGTCGCTAATAATCTCCCTTTTGTTCTTTTTGGTGGGATGAACGTTCTTGAATCACGTGATATGGCAATGAAGGTGTGTGAGCACTATGTAACTGTGACTCAAAAATTAGGCATTCCTTACGTATTTAAAGCATCGTTTGATAAAGCTAACCGTTCATCAATTCATTCATATCGTGGCCCAGGCCTTGATGAAGGAATGAAAATTTTTGAAGAATTGAAAAAAACCTTTGGCGTAAAAATTATTACTGATGTTCATGAACCATCACAAGCTCAACCTGTTGCTGAAGTCGTGGATGTAATTCAATTACCTGCATTTTTGGCACGTCAAACCGATTTGGTTGCGGCAATGGCGAAAACGGATGCTGTTATCAATATTAAAAAACCACAATTTATCAGCCCAGGGCAAATGGGGAATATCGTTGAAAAATTTATTGAAGGTGGCAACGATAAAATTATCCTGTGTGACCGTGGCGCGAACTTTGGTTATGATAATTTAGTGGTTGATATGCTTGGCTTTAATGTCATGATGCAGGCCTCTAAAGGTTGCCCAGTTATTTTTGATGTTACTCATTCATTGCAATGTCGTGATCCATTTGGTGCTGCCTCTGGTGGTCGTCGTGCTCAAGTTGCTGAATTGGCAAGGGCGGGTATGGCTGTTGGCCTAGCTGGGCTGTTCCTTGAAGCTCATCCAGACCCAGATAACGCGCGTTGTGATGGCCCGTCAGCTTTACCTTTGAATAAACTAGAGCCATTCTTGCAGCAAGTTCAAGCCATTGATGCGCTTGTTAAAAGTTTTCCTGAGTTAGATACTAGCCGTTAA
- the sirB1 gene encoding invasion regulator SirB1, translating to MKTIKNIEFNKIPLSEGIMMVSQNVRVDFPLMQVQAQLDSLVETAKAVIDLQADNESKINQLLCLFYQQWRFGGADGIYALSDMLWLDKVLASKRGTPVSLGSIFLYIAEKLDIAIEPAVFPTQLLLLAQKNDGSQWFINPVNGETLSWHTLNLWLKGTVDPYSDLDDDQLDVAENSVIIRKLFDTLKASLMEEKKMELALRVCETLLALDPEDPYEIRDRGLILAHLDCNHVALNDLNYFIEHCPEDPVSEMIKIQIYSLDNLPVVLH from the coding sequence ATGAAAACCATAAAAAATATTGAATTCAATAAAATACCTTTAAGTGAAGGTATTATGATGGTCTCGCAAAACGTTCGTGTAGATTTTCCTCTGATGCAGGTTCAAGCTCAGTTAGATAGCTTAGTAGAGACAGCTAAAGCGGTTATCGATTTACAGGCTGATAATGAAAGCAAGATAAATCAGTTGCTGTGCCTTTTTTATCAGCAGTGGCGCTTTGGTGGAGCAGATGGTATTTATGCTTTATCTGATATGCTTTGGTTAGATAAGGTTTTGGCCTCAAAACGAGGTACACCCGTCTCATTAGGCTCAATATTCCTATATATCGCCGAGAAACTTGATATTGCTATAGAGCCAGCGGTGTTTCCAACCCAGCTACTTTTGCTGGCACAAAAAAATGATGGTTCTCAATGGTTCATAAACCCAGTTAATGGTGAAACGTTATCGTGGCATACATTAAATCTTTGGCTTAAAGGAACAGTCGATCCATACTCTGACCTTGATGACGATCAACTTGATGTTGCGGAAAACAGTGTGATTATTCGTAAATTATTTGACACGCTGAAAGCATCATTGATGGAAGAAAAAAAGATGGAATTGGCACTAAGGGTTTGTGAAACATTACTGGCGTTAGATCCTGAAGACCCTTATGAAATCCGTGATCGTGGGTTAATCCTCGCACATTTAGATTGTAATCATGTTGCGTTGAATGATTTAAACTACTTTATTGAACATTGCCCAGAAGATCCTGTTTCTGAAATGATTAAAATTCAGATATATTCATTAGATAATCTTCCTGTAGTGTTACATTAA
- the prmC gene encoding peptide chain release factor N(5)-glutamine methyltransferase yields the protein MQYGEWVSLAVARLSNSDSAKRDAEILLQHVTRQTRTFIFAFAETELKLVEQDHLESLLQRREQGEPIAYIIGEREFWSLPLFVSPATLIPRPDTECLVEQALIRLPAQPCHILDLGTGTGAIALALASERLDSTVVGIDFNPEAVSLAQSNQQRLAINNVQFLQSDWYKALFNQHFDMIVSNPPYIDGNDVHLQQGDVRFEPLTALVADNQGLSDLDHIVSKSKGYLKPKGWLLVEHGWQQGAAVRKLFEQYGFSNIETCLDYGGRDRISLGQWNKAVEE from the coding sequence ATGCAGTACGGTGAATGGGTGAGCCTAGCTGTTGCTAGGCTGTCAAATAGCGACAGTGCTAAACGAGACGCAGAGATTTTATTGCAACACGTCACTAGGCAAACGCGAACATTTATTTTTGCATTTGCGGAGACAGAGTTAAAACTCGTAGAGCAAGATCACTTAGAATCTTTGTTGCAACGCCGAGAGCAAGGTGAACCCATTGCTTACATCATTGGTGAACGTGAATTTTGGTCTTTGCCATTATTTGTCTCACCTGCAACACTTATCCCTCGTCCTGACACTGAATGTCTTGTTGAACAAGCCTTAATACGTTTGCCAGCACAGCCTTGTCACATTTTAGATTTAGGGACAGGGACAGGGGCAATTGCATTGGCTCTTGCTTCTGAACGTTTGGATAGCACAGTTGTCGGTATCGATTTCAATCCTGAAGCAGTTTCTCTGGCACAAAGCAATCAACAGCGTTTAGCTATAAATAATGTGCAGTTTTTGCAAAGTGATTGGTATAAGGCTCTTTTCAATCAACATTTTGATATGATTGTTAGTAATCCACCTTATATTGATGGAAATGACGTTCATTTACAGCAAGGCGATGTAAGATTTGAGCCTTTGACTGCATTAGTGGCAGATAATCAAGGATTGTCAGATTTAGACCATATTGTTTCCAAGTCGAAAGGATATCTTAAACCGAAGGGTTGGCTGCTGGTTGAACATGGATGGCAACAAGGTGCAGCGGTACGAAAACTGTTTGAACAATATGGATTTAGCAATATTGAAACCTGCCTAGATTATGGCGGCCGAGATAGAATTTCGCTTGGGCAGTGGAATAAAGCAGTGGAAGAGTGA
- the prfA gene encoding peptide chain release factor 1 codes for MKPSIVAKLEALQERYEEIQAHLADAGVIADQGRFRALSKEYAQLTDVAKCFTAWRTVQEDIETAEMMLDDPEMKEMAQEELKEAKTRNEELEQQLQLLLLPKDPDDEYNCFLEIRAGAGGDEAAIFAGDLFRMYSRFAEANRWRVELMSTSDGEHGGYKEVIAKISGESVYGRLKFESGGHRVQRVPETESQGRIHTSACTVAILPELPEAELPDISPADLRIDTFRSSGAGGQHVNTTDSAIRITHLPTGIVVECQDERSQHKNKAKAMSVLGARIRQAEMDKRQAAEASERRNLLGSGDRSDRIRTYNFPQGRVTDHRINLTLYRLDEVMEGKLDTLIQPIINEYQADQLSALSEQD; via the coding sequence ATGAAGCCTTCTATTGTCGCAAAACTGGAAGCATTACAGGAACGCTATGAAGAAATTCAAGCACACCTTGCCGATGCAGGTGTGATTGCTGATCAGGGGCGTTTTCGCGCCCTATCAAAAGAGTATGCTCAACTGACTGATGTCGCAAAATGTTTTACCGCATGGCGAACTGTTCAAGAGGATATCGAAACAGCAGAAATGATGCTAGATGATCCTGAAATGAAAGAAATGGCTCAAGAAGAGCTGAAAGAAGCAAAAACGCGCAATGAAGAGCTAGAGCAGCAGTTACAATTACTATTATTACCAAAAGATCCGGATGACGAATACAACTGTTTTCTTGAAATTCGTGCGGGTGCAGGTGGTGATGAAGCGGCTATTTTTGCGGGAGATCTATTCCGTATGTATAGCCGTTTTGCAGAAGCAAATCGTTGGCGTGTTGAGCTAATGAGTACCAGTGATGGTGAGCACGGCGGTTATAAAGAAGTTATCGCAAAAATATCGGGTGAAAGTGTCTATGGACGCCTGAAATTTGAATCGGGTGGTCATCGTGTTCAACGTGTGCCTGAAACTGAATCGCAAGGGCGTATTCATACATCGGCATGTACGGTCGCAATCCTTCCTGAATTACCTGAAGCTGAACTACCTGATATTAGTCCTGCTGACTTGCGTATTGATACTTTCCGTTCTTCTGGTGCGGGTGGACAGCACGTTAACACCACCGACTCAGCGATTCGTATTACTCACCTTCCAACAGGTATTGTAGTTGAATGTCAGGATGAACGTTCACAGCACAAAAACAAAGCTAAAGCGATGTCAGTGTTGGGAGCTCGTATTCGTCAAGCTGAAATGGATAAACGTCAAGCCGCAGAAGCTTCGGAGCGTCGTAATTTATTAGGTTCTGGAGATCGTTCTGATCGTATCCGTACTTATAACTTTCCTCAAGGTAGGGTAACGGATCATCGAATTAACCTAACCCTATACCGTTTAGACGAAGTCATGGAAGGAAAACTAGATACGTTAATTCAGCCAATTATTAACGAATATCAAGCTGACCAACTTTCTGCATTATCTGAGCAAGACTAA